TGGCGGCCAGCGGGTAGCATGATGAGGACCGTCCCGCGACCCACTGCCGCCGGTAGGACCTGAGTATGGCGGCTTCCCTTTACGACCGCATTTACGCCGCCGTCTGCCGGATTCCCGCTGGCCGGGTGGCCACCTACGGCCAGGTCGCCTCAGCGGCAGGTGTAAAGGGGCAGGCCCGGCTGGTGGGCTATGCCCTGCACAGTCTGCCCTCCGGCTCGGACGTGCCCTGGCACCGGGTGGTCAACGCCCGGGGACGTATTTCGTTGGACAACCGCTTCGGTGCGGGAAAGTTTCAGCGTGCACTCCTCCGTGCTGAGGGCGTTGACTTCGATGCGCACGACAAAATCGATCTGG
This genomic window from Candidatus Neomarinimicrobiota bacterium contains:
- a CDS encoding MGMT family protein, producing MAASLYDRIYAAVCRIPAGRVATYGQVASAAGVKGQARLVGYALHSLPSGSDVPWHRVVNARGRISLDNRFGAGKFQRALLRAEGVDFDAHDKIDLARFGWQTAGVKPAGAAPLGQPVTRDDLR